The following are from one region of the Magallana gigas chromosome 4, xbMagGiga1.1, whole genome shotgun sequence genome:
- the LOC105340172 gene encoding leucine-rich melanocyte differentiation-associated protein: MKMRKSLAFQDLDSIPEELATREGESLQEIDLTHNKISDLRFLLDFPQLTCLVLDHNSIESHVKIAAAPNLQTLWVNHNKIKNLGLFISTLCKSCPNLKYLSMMNNEAAPSYFNGGTYQQYADYRHFVIAHFPKLEMLDDKKIEDSERSEAKRIYGRKTSTSKQKSSRKKSET; encoded by the exons ATGAAAATGCGAAAAAGTCTTGCGTTTCAG GATTTGGACAGTATTCCCGAAGAGCTCGCTACGAGGGAGGGTGAATCTTTACAAGAAATAGATCTGACTCATAACAAAATTTC AGACTTGCGATTCCTATTAGACTTTCCTCAGCTAACCTGCCTAGTGCTAGATCACAACAGCATTGAATCCCATGTGAAGATAGCAGCTGCTCCAAATCTGCAGACTTTGTGGGTGAaccacaacaaaataaaaaatctgg GTCTGTTTATCTCCACCTTATGTAAGTCCTGTCCAAACCTCAAATATCTGTCCATGATGAACAATGAGGCAGCTCCCAGCTACTTCAACGGAGGAACTTATCAGCAGTATGCAGACTATAG ACATTTTGTTATTGCCCATTTTCCAAAGCTGGAGATGTTGGATGACAAGAAGATAGAGGACAGCGAGAGATCTGAGGCCAAGAGAATATATGGACGCAAG ACCTCCACATCAAAGCAGAAGTcatcaagaaaaaaatcagagaCATGA
- the LOC105340173 gene encoding probable NADH dehydrogenase [ubiquinone] 1 alpha subcomplex subunit 12 translates to MPTALESFANLRKIIQANGGIRRSLRIFWLTDDLKFGDLKGVDKFGNRYYENNRYFFGKNRWVRFADKKNFNYDASQIPPEWHRWMHYITDQTPVEKPPEQKKWMMEHEENLSATPDEYVPYSTTRTKIESWTPPQNR, encoded by the exons ATGCCTACAGCGCTAGAATCGTTTGCTAATCTTAGAAAAATAATCCAGGCCAATGGTGGAATCAGAAGATCGTTGAGGATATTTTGGTT AACTGATGATCTGAAGTTTGGTGACCTCAAAGGAGTGGATAAGTTTGGCAACAGATACTATGAAAACAACAGATACTTTTTTG GTAAGAATCGGTGGGTAAGATTTGCAGATAAGAAGAATTTCAATTATGATGCAAGTCAGATTCCACCAGAATg GCATCGCTGGATGCACTACATAACAGATCAAACTCCTGTGGAGAAGCCCCCAGAGCAAAAAAAGTGGATGATGGAGCATGAAGAGAACTTGTCTGCGACGCCTGATGAGTATGTCCCTTACAGCACCACCCGCACAAAGATTGAAAGCTGGACCCCGCCACAGAATCGATAG